cacataatatacaatcagTCCTTCAGAGTGTGCAATCatttgttcatagttgtgcattgatcaccacaatctttgaacattttcattactcccaagaataaaataaaaattagaataaaaaagaacattccatTCTTTGTAGATTCTGCAGCGCGCGGACTTGCTGAACTAGCagatgtggggtggggaggggtcagagaaagagaggggTCAAGGACGCTTCAAGGTCCCGGCAGGGCGGAGGTGCGGCTGGCTGCGCTGGGGAGGACCGTGAGCCGGCAGGGGGGCGGACGTAATGAGTGGGAGGCGCCCACGCACCCCCCGATGGGGCGCCCGGGAGGCAGGGGTCCCCGTGTCCCCGGCGGGGCCGCCGCGCAGTCCCGAGAGCCGCCGCCAGGGGGCGAGCGCGCCCCGCCGCAGCTCCCGGAGGGCGCGGGAAGGGGGCCCCCGGCTGCTTCTCACGGCCGCACACCTGGGTGCGAGATGGGGGCGGCGCAGGTGCCAGGTCCCGGCCCGGACCCCCCCCCGTCCAGGCGCCTCCAGGCCCCCAAAGCCCGGGAcgcgctccctccctccctccaccccaacccccaaccccctgCCTGTGCCTTTGCAGTTCCCACGGCCTCCAACACCGTCTCAGGTCTCTGCAAAAAACGTCACCTCCTTGGAGGGCTTTTCCTGTCCGGGTGGGAGccctcagcccccagccctcTAAGGCACACCCCGTTTTGATAATTTCTTAACACTTAAGTCTCTcaaatctgatttatttttttgttgtctgtttTCCCCACTTGTTTCACAGCTTTCTGTAGCAgcaagaatctttttttttttgtcttggccACCCTGCAGCCCCAGGGCTCATAATTATGCCTGGCCTATAATAGattctaaaggaaaaataaagaagcaaagagaaaagaacaattgCAATAATGTGAATTGTCGCTGGCTCACGGTGTTTACTGGGTATTTGATTGTGTTTTAAGCCCCTTCATAAATTCTCTTTGGCAAAACTGTTAGCTCTATCATCCCCGTATTACAGAAGAGgaagcagaggcccagagaggttaagcagccAGCCCGAGGTTGCACAGCCAGGAAGTCGCAATGCTGGGATTCCAACCCAAGAAGCCTGGCTTCGAAGGCTaattttgctaaatgaatgaatgaaagggggTGGTGCCCTGGATGGGGAAAGCAGCCCCTGTCCTGAGACTTTGCCTTTCCCACCCAGCTGCGGACCCAGCCCCCTGCGCCCCCTGCCCGGCTGGGAGGAGGGGCGGGAACCCAGCAGGGCCTGGTTTACTCTCCTGTCTCCTTGCGGGTTCCCACAGGTGCCTCCCAGGCCGCCCAAGCAGGGGGCGAGCGATTTAAAGAAGATCTGGAGGTCCCAGACTCCACTCCTCAGACAGCAGGGTCCACTGCCCAGGACCCTGAGCCCAGTCTCAAACGGACAGACGGACAGAGAGGCAGATGCTCCTTAGCCAGCTGGCCACTCTCCTGACCCTGCTCAGCGGGGCCCAGCTGCTGGCAGGCTGGGGGAGACCCCAGGGTCCCCCACCTCGGCCCTGGGCCACTGCCAACCAGACCGGGACTCTGGGCCTCAGGGCCCCGGTGGCCCCAGTACCAGCCTCTGCCCTTCGCAGCTGGAAAGCCTTCCTGGGCCGGCAGAAAACCCAGTGGCTGGGGACAGATGGGCTGCCAGGGGGGCAGGAGGTGGCTGCCACCGTGTCTCTGCCACTGGACCCACAGGAAGTGGCCCAGGAGACGTGCAAAGCCGCGCCCTTTACTCAGGTGagcgggtgggggtgggaggaagagggtGGCAAAGAAGGCTCTGGTCTCGGACAGACCGGGGGTCAAGTCTTTCCTTGTCTGCCTAAATGACTCAAGCCTCAGTTGTCTCCTTTGTCAAATGGGGCATCATCTTCTCCCTCCTGATGTCCACCCAGTCTCCCCCTTCTTTTATTGCCACGGCCTCCACCCCCCACATCCAAGTCTTGATTTTCCATTCAGCCGCCAGAGGGCGCCTGTGAGCACCCGAGTCAGGCCACATCCATCCTCTCCCCagaaccctccatggctcccGCCTCACTCGGAGCAAAAACCAAAAGTGCTCCCCATGGGCCCTGCACAATCTGCCCTGTCACCTCCGTGCCCTCTTCACCTCCTGCTCTCCCTCTTGCCCATTCTCTTCCTGCCACAAGGGCCTGCACTTGCTTTTCCTTTGACACATCAACATTGTTtctaccccagggcctttgcacagcctGTTTTTTTTGCCCCGCGCCCTCTTC
Above is a window of Choloepus didactylus isolate mChoDid1 chromosome 25, mChoDid1.pri, whole genome shotgun sequence DNA encoding:
- the DAND5 gene encoding DAN domain family member 5, giving the protein MLLSQLATLLTLLSGAQLLAGWGRPQGPPPRPWATANQTGTLGLRAPVAPVPASALRSWKAFLGRQKTQWLGTDGLPGGQEVAATVSLPLDPQEVAQETCKAAPFTQVISRPGCTTTRVRNHLCFGHCSSFYVPGSDPAPLALCNSCVPARRRQAPVVLWCHTGTPSSRWRRVKTSAVVVEGCQCGPKP